The following are encoded in a window of Amycolatopsis lexingtonensis genomic DNA:
- a CDS encoding TetR/AcrR family transcriptional regulator translates to MGKGAGVGRPRASGAAASRPDARQAVLDAAGELFTGAGYAATTTRAIAERAGLRQASLYYHFPAKEDILAALLAETVRPSLDLASRLVGASGPAAVRLWALAYADIGLLGGARHNLGALYLLPEVGSPNLARFRAERADLKASYGRLVAAAGVAPEAVAIRTDLVFGLVESIAVVRRDDPELDVEAHVREGADGVVRLVGVEPAEELRAEAHTLLATLTG, encoded by the coding sequence GTGGGCAAAGGGGCGGGAGTCGGCAGGCCGAGGGCCAGCGGAGCGGCGGCAAGCCGCCCGGACGCGCGCCAGGCGGTGCTCGACGCGGCGGGAGAGCTGTTCACCGGAGCGGGCTACGCGGCAACGACGACCCGCGCGATAGCGGAGCGCGCGGGCCTGCGGCAGGCGTCGCTCTACTACCACTTCCCGGCGAAGGAAGACATCCTCGCGGCGCTGCTGGCGGAGACGGTCCGGCCTTCGCTGGATCTGGCTTCCCGGCTGGTCGGTGCTTCCGGCCCGGCGGCGGTTCGGCTATGGGCGTTGGCGTACGCGGACATCGGGCTGCTCGGCGGCGCCCGGCACAACTTGGGCGCGTTGTACTTGCTGCCGGAGGTGGGGTCGCCGAACCTGGCCCGGTTCCGGGCGGAACGGGCGGATCTGAAGGCGTCTTACGGTCGTCTGGTGGCGGCCGCGGGGGTGGCTCCCGAGGCGGTGGCGATCCGGACGGACCTGGTGTTCGGGCTGGTGGAGAGCATCGCGGTGGTGCGGCGGGACGACCCGGAGCTGGACGTCGAGGCGCATGTCCGTGAAGGGGCGGACGGGGTGGTGCGGCTGGTGGGGGTGGAGCCGGCGGAGGAGCTGCGGGCGGAGGCCCACACCCTGCTGGCGACCCTCACCGGCTGA
- a CDS encoding amino acid permease: MPPDDLAAFGYRQELRRSLGGFSAFAAGFSFVSILTTVFQLFGFGYTFGGPLFFWTWPVVLGGQVLVALTFAELAARFPLAGSVYQWAKQLSKGFLGWLAGWMMLLGCVVALAAAAIALQVVLPSVWDGFQLVGGDPSVTSPSGAANAVLLGTLLLVFTTLVNAGGVRLMARINDVGVAAELLGVVVLIIGLGLFAVRGPQVVAHDAPGTSAGIGGVLASALMAAYVLYGFDTAASVAEETKDARKAAPRAVLRAVLVSGIGGLAVVLTALMAAPSLTDGQLAGHGLPYVITAVFGDTLGRVFLADVAIAVVVCTLTIQTGTVRLIFAMARDGALPGAARLSSVNPRTGTPVGPALVSGVLAIALLLLNVGNPTLFSTITGTSVVVVYLAYLLVTGPLLIARLRGRFPAEPGRFSLGRWGVPLNGAAVLYGIAMIVNIAWPRPEIYDVAGSGAPWMLLFPIEFVGGALVIGWLCWLRLRPAPALEPAI, translated from the coding sequence ATGCCACCCGACGATCTCGCCGCCTTCGGTTACCGCCAGGAGCTCCGCCGGTCGCTGGGCGGGTTCTCCGCCTTCGCCGCCGGCTTCTCGTTCGTCTCCATCCTCACCACCGTTTTCCAGCTCTTCGGCTTCGGCTACACCTTCGGCGGCCCGCTCTTCTTCTGGACGTGGCCGGTCGTCCTCGGCGGCCAGGTGCTCGTGGCGCTCACCTTCGCCGAACTCGCCGCGCGCTTCCCGCTCGCCGGATCCGTGTACCAGTGGGCGAAACAGCTCTCGAAGGGATTCCTCGGCTGGCTCGCCGGCTGGATGATGCTGCTCGGCTGCGTCGTCGCCCTCGCCGCCGCGGCGATCGCGCTGCAGGTGGTGCTGCCCTCGGTGTGGGACGGCTTCCAGCTCGTCGGCGGCGACCCGTCGGTGACGTCGCCCTCGGGCGCGGCCAACGCCGTCCTCCTCGGCACGCTCCTGCTCGTCTTCACCACCCTCGTCAACGCCGGCGGCGTCCGGCTGATGGCCCGGATCAACGATGTCGGGGTCGCGGCCGAACTGCTCGGCGTCGTCGTCCTGATCATCGGCCTCGGTTTGTTCGCCGTCCGCGGGCCGCAAGTGGTCGCGCACGACGCCCCCGGCACCAGCGCCGGGATCGGTGGCGTTCTCGCTTCGGCGCTCATGGCCGCCTACGTGCTCTACGGATTCGACACCGCCGCTTCGGTCGCCGAGGAGACGAAGGACGCGCGTAAGGCGGCCCCGCGGGCGGTGCTGCGGGCCGTGCTCGTCTCCGGGATCGGCGGGCTCGCCGTGGTGCTCACCGCGCTGATGGCCGCACCGAGCCTCACCGACGGGCAGCTCGCCGGCCACGGCCTGCCGTACGTCATCACCGCCGTCTTCGGGGACACCCTCGGCCGCGTCTTCCTCGCCGACGTCGCCATCGCCGTCGTGGTCTGCACGCTCACCATCCAGACCGGCACCGTGCGGCTGATCTTCGCGATGGCCCGCGACGGCGCGCTCCCCGGCGCCGCCCGACTTTCGTCGGTGAATCCGCGCACCGGGACGCCGGTCGGGCCCGCGCTCGTCTCCGGGGTGCTGGCCATCGCGCTCCTGCTGCTCAACGTCGGCAACCCGACGCTCTTCAGCACGATCACCGGGACGTCGGTGGTGGTCGTCTACCTGGCGTACCTGCTGGTCACCGGCCCCCTGCTGATCGCAAGGCTGCGCGGGCGGTTCCCCGCCGAACCCGGCCGGTTCTCGCTCGGCCGCTGGGGTGTTCCGCTGAACGGCGCAGCCGTGCTCTACGGGATCGCCATGATCGTGAACATCGCCTGGCCGCGCCCGGAGATCTACGACGTCGCCGGTTCGGGCGCCCCCTGGATGCTGCTGTTCCCGATAGAGTTCGTCGGCGGCGCACTGGTGATCGGCTGGCTCTGCTGGCTGCGGCTGCGCCCCGCTCCCGCCCTCGAACCCGCGATCTGA
- a CDS encoding urea amidolyase associated protein UAAP1, which translates to MSTTATTYGARDHARAQAGTVVETMPSIPASTFGTPPPGVAPEALTWAETVAGGGYTHKVLARGTRLRLTDVEGDACAHVLLFNAEGPWERLNVADTVKVQWNAYLGEKVALLSDQGRVLATIVADSSGRHDALCGTSTVDGNTGHYGDGAPQGPSPAGLPLFTLAAAKNGLGPRDLPPSLSFFQGVRVQPEGALEFTGSAGAGKSVDLRIEIPSIVLIANVPHPVDPRPDYTATNLEVLAWRDKPSTPDSPEWTHSPEAQRAFENTADYLTARGIA; encoded by the coding sequence ATGAGCACCACCGCCACCACCTACGGCGCCCGGGACCACGCCCGGGCCCAGGCCGGCACCGTGGTCGAAACGATGCCGTCGATCCCGGCGAGCACGTTCGGCACTCCCCCGCCCGGGGTCGCGCCCGAAGCGCTGACCTGGGCGGAGACCGTGGCCGGGGGCGGCTACACGCACAAGGTGCTGGCCCGCGGCACGCGGCTGCGCCTGACCGACGTCGAGGGCGACGCCTGCGCGCACGTGCTGCTGTTCAACGCCGAGGGGCCCTGGGAGCGGCTGAACGTCGCGGACACGGTGAAGGTGCAGTGGAACGCCTACCTCGGCGAGAAGGTGGCCCTGCTGTCCGACCAGGGCCGCGTCCTCGCCACGATCGTCGCGGACTCCAGCGGCCGCCACGACGCCCTGTGCGGGACGTCCACTGTGGACGGCAACACCGGGCACTACGGCGACGGTGCCCCGCAGGGCCCCTCCCCCGCCGGCCTGCCGCTGTTCACTCTGGCCGCGGCGAAGAACGGGCTCGGGCCGCGTGACCTGCCGCCGAGCCTGTCGTTCTTCCAGGGCGTGCGCGTCCAGCCGGAAGGCGCACTGGAGTTCACCGGCTCGGCGGGCGCCGGGAAGTCCGTCGACCTGCGGATCGAGATCCCGTCGATCGTGCTGATCGCCAACGTGCCGCACCCGGTGGACCCGCGGCCGGACTACACCGCGACGAACCTCGAAGTCCTCGCCTGGCGCGACAAACCTTCCACGCCGGACAGTCCGGAATGGACACATTCGCCGGAGGCGCAGCGCGCGTTCGAGAACACCGCCGACTACCTGACCGCACGGGGGATCGCATGA
- a CDS encoding urea amidolyase associated protein UAAP2 — translation MSTAYESQLELTFDVPARAPFSTILKRGSELAIIDLGGNQAVDFLCYDANDTAKRYSAAATIAAQRNIFLTTGSVLRTQEGAPLLTVVADTCGRHDTIGGACSKESNSLRYGQHTRFQHACVENFLSEGAKWGLGKRDLVSNVNWYMNVPVEEDGTLGIVDGISAPGLEVRLRAETDVLVLVSNCPQINNPCNGFDPTPVRMVVTAPGGSE, via the coding sequence ATGAGCACGGCGTACGAGTCGCAGCTTGAGCTGACGTTCGACGTCCCGGCGCGCGCGCCGTTCTCGACCATCCTGAAGCGCGGCAGCGAGCTGGCGATCATCGACCTGGGTGGCAACCAGGCCGTCGACTTCCTCTGCTACGACGCGAACGACACGGCCAAGCGCTACAGCGCGGCGGCGACGATCGCGGCGCAGCGCAACATCTTCCTGACCACGGGCAGCGTCCTGCGCACGCAGGAGGGCGCGCCGCTGCTGACCGTCGTCGCCGACACCTGCGGCCGCCACGACACCATCGGCGGGGCGTGCAGCAAGGAGTCCAACAGCCTCCGCTACGGCCAGCACACCCGGTTCCAGCACGCGTGCGTCGAGAACTTCCTCAGCGAAGGCGCGAAGTGGGGGCTGGGCAAGCGCGACCTGGTCAGCAACGTCAACTGGTACATGAACGTGCCGGTCGAAGAAGACGGCACGCTCGGCATCGTCGACGGCATTTCCGCGCCGGGCCTGGAAGTCCGGCTGCGCGCCGAGACCGACGTCCTCGTGCTCGTGTCGAACTGCCCGCAGATCAACAACCCCTGCAACGGGTTCGACCCGACACCGGTCCGCATGGTCGTGACGGCCCCCGGAGGCAGCGAGTGA
- the uca gene encoding urea carboxylase yields MRLLVANRGEIAVRILRSAGEMGLETVAVYSDADRLAPHVRLAGRAVRLGPAPAAESYLRAGAIVQAALDTSCDAIHPGYGFLSEDAAFARACEDAGIAFAGPSPEHLEVFGSKHTAREAAIAAGVPLLAGTGLLSDVDEALARAADIGYPVMLKATGGGGGIGMRACASPDELRAAWDTVRSVAAKSFASSGVFLERLVTRARHVEVQVFGDGFGEVMALGTRDCSLQRRNQKVVEECPAPDLPEAVRKQLVDSAVALCSSVRYRSAGTVEYVYDPERGEAAFLEVNTRLQVEHPVTEAVYGVDLVAWMLRLAQGDRAMFRATPVARGHAVEARVYAEDPNAGHRPSSGLVTRAEFPAGTRVDTWVGPGTTVTTHYDPLLAKVICTGPDRAAALANLRAALADTRVDGVRTNLGQLRAAAADAAVGSATHDTSTLDGIEDAEPQIDVVRGGTMTTVQDWPGRTGFWHVGVPPSGPMDDLSLRLGNLALGNPEGAPGLECTVDGVTLRFSHAAQVCVTGAPTTVLVDGAEVPLWTPVEVPAGATLDVRACTAGLRSYVLVRGGVDVPEFLGSAATFTLGKFGGHGGRALAAGDVLRPGPAPADPVVGPVADRPDFATHWTIGALEGPHAAPEFFTPADVDTFYATDWQVHFNSARTGVRLVGPRPEWARPDGGEAGLHPSNIHDTPYAIGAVDYTGDLPILLGPDGPSLGGFVCPATVATGERWKLGQLRPGDTVRFVPIGTDHAAALRARPASAVEPSRPARDDGGVLSRLSASDGEPPVTYRRSGDDNLLVEYGEMKLDLALRMRVHALAERLAAEGVPGIVDLTPGIRSLQVHVDPDALPVGKALGLVRELERDLPPTHDLVVPSRSVRLPLSWDDPATREAIERYMTGVRDDAPWCPWNIEFIRRVNGLSTVDDVYRTVFDAEYLVLGLGDVYLGAPVATPLDPRHRLVTTKYNPARTWTAENSVGIGGAYLCIYGMEGPGGYQFVGRTTQVWNSWHGGERPWNLRFFDRISWYPVSAEELLELRAQSASGQLELDTTEGTFALADYERFLADNAESISAFRATQAAAFEAERKAWAAAGEFDPKPEPVTRPPARVEAPPGGHVVEAPFAATVWRVDVTAGERVEDAQSLVTLEAMKTEARIPAPASGEVVEVLVSPGDQVAPGTPLVVLG; encoded by the coding sequence GTGAGGCTGCTGGTCGCCAACCGCGGCGAGATCGCGGTCCGGATCCTCCGCAGCGCCGGGGAAATGGGTCTCGAGACCGTCGCGGTGTACTCCGACGCCGACCGCCTGGCACCGCACGTGCGGCTCGCCGGCCGGGCCGTGCGGCTCGGCCCGGCTCCCGCGGCCGAGAGCTACCTGCGGGCCGGCGCCATCGTCCAGGCCGCCCTCGACACCAGCTGCGACGCGATCCACCCCGGCTACGGCTTCCTGTCGGAGGACGCGGCGTTCGCGCGGGCCTGCGAAGACGCCGGGATCGCGTTCGCCGGCCCGTCGCCGGAACACCTCGAAGTGTTCGGCAGCAAGCACACCGCGCGCGAGGCGGCGATCGCGGCGGGCGTGCCGCTGCTGGCCGGTACCGGCCTGCTGTCCGATGTGGACGAAGCGCTGGCGCGTGCGGCGGACATCGGCTACCCGGTGATGCTCAAGGCGACCGGCGGCGGGGGCGGCATCGGCATGCGCGCCTGCGCGTCGCCCGACGAGCTGCGCGCCGCCTGGGACACCGTGCGCAGCGTCGCGGCCAAGAGCTTCGCCAGCTCCGGCGTCTTCCTGGAACGGCTGGTGACCCGCGCGCGGCACGTCGAGGTCCAGGTGTTCGGCGACGGCTTCGGCGAAGTCATGGCGCTGGGCACCCGGGACTGCTCGCTGCAGCGGCGCAACCAGAAGGTCGTCGAGGAGTGCCCGGCGCCGGACCTGCCCGAAGCCGTCCGGAAGCAGCTCGTCGACTCGGCCGTCGCGCTGTGCTCGTCGGTCCGGTACCGCTCGGCGGGCACGGTCGAGTACGTCTACGACCCCGAACGCGGCGAGGCGGCGTTCCTCGAGGTCAACACCCGGCTGCAGGTCGAGCACCCGGTCACCGAGGCGGTGTACGGCGTCGACCTGGTCGCCTGGATGCTGCGGCTCGCCCAGGGCGACCGCGCGATGTTCCGCGCGACGCCGGTCGCGCGCGGCCACGCCGTCGAAGCCCGCGTGTACGCCGAAGACCCGAACGCCGGGCACCGCCCCAGCTCCGGCCTGGTCACGCGGGCGGAGTTCCCGGCGGGCACCCGGGTGGACACCTGGGTCGGCCCGGGCACCACCGTGACCACGCACTACGACCCGTTGCTGGCCAAAGTGATCTGCACCGGCCCCGACCGCGCGGCCGCGCTGGCGAACCTCCGGGCCGCGCTCGCCGACACCCGCGTCGACGGGGTCCGGACCAACCTCGGGCAGCTGCGGGCCGCGGCCGCCGACGCCGCCGTCGGCTCGGCCACCCACGACACGTCCACTTTGGACGGCATCGAGGACGCCGAACCGCAGATCGACGTCGTGCGCGGCGGGACGATGACGACCGTGCAGGACTGGCCGGGCCGCACCGGGTTCTGGCACGTCGGGGTGCCGCCGAGCGGCCCGATGGACGACCTTTCGCTGCGGCTGGGCAACCTGGCGCTGGGCAACCCCGAGGGCGCGCCCGGCCTGGAGTGCACAGTGGACGGCGTCACGCTGCGGTTCTCGCACGCCGCGCAGGTGTGCGTCACCGGCGCGCCGACGACGGTCCTCGTCGACGGCGCCGAAGTGCCGTTGTGGACCCCGGTCGAGGTACCCGCCGGAGCCACCCTGGACGTCCGCGCGTGCACGGCCGGGTTGCGCAGCTACGTGCTCGTCCGGGGCGGCGTGGACGTCCCGGAGTTCCTCGGCAGCGCGGCGACGTTCACGCTGGGCAAGTTCGGCGGGCACGGCGGCCGCGCACTGGCCGCGGGCGACGTCCTGCGGCCCGGCCCGGCACCCGCGGACCCCGTCGTGGGCCCGGTCGCCGACCGGCCCGACTTCGCCACCCACTGGACGATCGGCGCGCTCGAAGGGCCGCACGCGGCCCCGGAGTTCTTCACCCCGGCCGACGTCGACACCTTCTACGCCACCGATTGGCAGGTGCACTTCAACTCCGCCCGCACCGGCGTCCGCCTGGTCGGGCCGCGGCCGGAGTGGGCGCGCCCGGACGGCGGCGAGGCGGGCCTGCACCCGTCGAACATCCACGACACGCCGTACGCGATCGGCGCCGTCGACTACACCGGCGACCTGCCGATCCTGCTCGGCCCGGACGGTCCCAGCCTGGGCGGGTTCGTCTGCCCGGCGACGGTCGCCACCGGCGAGCGCTGGAAGCTCGGGCAGCTGCGGCCGGGCGACACCGTGCGGTTCGTGCCGATCGGCACCGACCACGCGGCGGCACTGCGGGCGCGGCCCGCGTCGGCGGTCGAGCCGAGCCGGCCCGCGCGCGACGACGGCGGAGTCCTCTCGCGACTGTCCGCTTCGGACGGTGAGCCGCCGGTCACCTACCGCCGCAGCGGCGACGACAACCTGCTCGTCGAATACGGCGAGATGAAGCTCGACCTGGCGCTGCGGATGCGGGTGCACGCGCTCGCGGAACGGCTCGCGGCCGAAGGCGTGCCGGGGATCGTCGACCTGACCCCGGGCATCCGGTCGCTGCAGGTGCACGTCGACCCCGACGCGCTGCCGGTCGGCAAGGCGCTCGGGCTGGTGCGCGAGCTGGAACGGGACCTGCCGCCGACGCACGACCTCGTGGTGCCCAGCCGCAGCGTCCGGCTGCCGCTGTCGTGGGACGACCCGGCCACGCGCGAGGCGATCGAGCGGTACATGACCGGCGTGCGCGACGACGCGCCGTGGTGCCCGTGGAACATCGAGTTCATCCGCCGGGTGAACGGCTTGTCCACAGTGGACGACGTCTACCGGACGGTGTTCGACGCTGAATACCTCGTGCTGGGCCTCGGCGACGTCTACCTCGGGGCGCCGGTGGCGACGCCGCTCGACCCGCGCCACCGGCTGGTCACGACGAAGTACAACCCGGCGCGGACGTGGACGGCGGAGAACTCCGTCGGCATCGGCGGCGCGTACCTCTGCATCTACGGCATGGAGGGGCCGGGCGGGTACCAGTTCGTCGGGCGGACCACGCAGGTGTGGAACAGCTGGCACGGCGGGGAGCGGCCGTGGAACCTGCGGTTCTTCGACCGGATCTCCTGGTACCCCGTGTCGGCGGAGGAACTGCTCGAACTGCGCGCGCAGAGCGCGTCCGGGCAGCTCGAACTCGACACCACCGAAGGCACGTTCGCGCTCGCCGACTACGAGAGGTTCCTGGCGGACAACGCCGAAAGCATCTCGGCGTTCCGGGCGACGCAGGCGGCCGCGTTCGAAGCCGAACGGAAGGCGTGGGCCGCGGCGGGCGAGTTCGACCCGAAACCGGAGCCGGTCACCCGGCCGCCGGCCCGGGTCGAAGCACCGCCGGGCGGGCACGTGGTGGAGGCGCCGTTCGCGGCGACCGTGTGGCGGGTCGACGTCACCGCGGGCGAGCGCGTCGAGGACGCGCAGTCGCTGGTGACGCTGGAAGCGATGAAGACCGAGGCGCGCATCCCCGCGCCGGCGAGCGGCGAGGTGGTCGAAGTGCTCGTGTCCCCCGGCGACCAGGTGGCGCCCGGCACGCCGCTGGTGGTGCTCGGATGA
- a CDS encoding allophanate hydrolase, whose amino-acid sequence MTAIEERVRAAYRRIEQVDRPEIWIDLRPEAEVLAEAATLANRGLPLAGKLVAVKGNIDVAGLPTTSGCPAYAYKPEADAPVVARLRAAGALVLGTTNLDQFATGLVGTRSPYGAVRNAVDPAYVSGGSSSGSAVAVALGIVDLALGTDTAGSGRVPAAFNGIVGLKPTPGLLPTEGVVPACASIDCVSLFARTVEEASYALTCLAEPAQVHTGRFRLGVPAELGPLAPGWAEAFEAAVEEYAAAGAELTTVDISAFLEAAQLLYGGAFVAERYTAVGEFLDAHPDDVDPVVHGIITGGRDIPAHRLFADQAKLAGLRAEALATLAGVDALLVPTTTEHPTLAEVAADPVAVNARLGRFTNSTNLFGLSALAVPSGTVAGRPFGVMLVGAPHDDLKLAALATLRDERVPIVVVGAHLRGQPLNHELTSRGGRFVASVSTSASYRLYALDTVPPKPGLVRAASGGVAIAAEVWDLPVRGFGEFVSRIPAPLAIGKVELADGTRVPGFLCEPAAIEGAEDISAKGGWLAHLG is encoded by the coding sequence ATGACCGCCATCGAGGAACGGGTGCGGGCCGCGTACCGCCGGATCGAGCAGGTGGATCGGCCGGAGATCTGGATCGACCTGCGGCCCGAAGCCGAGGTACTGGCCGAGGCGGCCACGCTCGCGAACCGCGGCCTGCCGCTGGCCGGGAAGCTCGTCGCGGTCAAGGGCAACATCGACGTCGCCGGGCTGCCGACGACGTCGGGCTGCCCGGCGTACGCGTACAAGCCGGAGGCCGACGCCCCGGTCGTCGCGCGGCTGCGGGCGGCCGGAGCGCTGGTGCTCGGCACGACCAACCTGGACCAGTTCGCGACCGGGCTGGTCGGGACGCGCAGCCCGTACGGCGCGGTGCGGAACGCCGTCGACCCGGCGTACGTCTCGGGCGGGTCGAGTTCGGGGTCGGCGGTGGCCGTCGCACTGGGCATCGTCGACCTGGCCCTGGGCACGGACACGGCGGGGTCTGGCCGGGTGCCGGCGGCGTTCAACGGTATCGTCGGGCTCAAGCCGACCCCGGGCCTGCTGCCGACCGAAGGCGTGGTGCCCGCGTGCGCGAGCATCGACTGCGTGTCGCTGTTCGCGCGGACAGTCGAGGAAGCGTCGTACGCGCTGACCTGCCTGGCCGAGCCCGCGCAGGTCCACACGGGACGGTTCCGGCTGGGCGTGCCCGCCGAGCTGGGTCCCTTGGCACCGGGGTGGGCGGAGGCGTTCGAGGCCGCCGTCGAGGAGTACGCGGCCGCGGGTGCCGAACTGACCACTGTGGACATATCGGCTTTCCTGGAGGCGGCCCAGCTGCTGTACGGCGGCGCGTTCGTCGCCGAGCGGTACACCGCGGTCGGCGAGTTCCTGGACGCGCACCCGGACGACGTGGACCCGGTGGTGCACGGCATCATCACCGGCGGCCGGGACATCCCGGCCCACCGGCTGTTCGCGGACCAGGCGAAGCTCGCGGGCCTGCGAGCCGAAGCGCTGGCGACACTGGCCGGCGTCGACGCGCTGCTGGTCCCGACGACGACCGAGCACCCGACGCTGGCGGAGGTCGCCGCGGACCCGGTCGCGGTCAACGCCCGGCTGGGCCGGTTCACCAACTCCACCAACCTGTTCGGGCTGTCCGCGCTGGCGGTGCCCTCGGGCACGGTGGCCGGGCGCCCGTTCGGCGTGATGCTGGTCGGCGCCCCGCACGACGACCTGAAGCTGGCGGCACTGGCGACCCTGCGCGACGAGCGGGTGCCGATCGTGGTGGTCGGCGCGCACCTGCGCGGGCAGCCGCTCAACCACGAACTGACGTCCCGGGGCGGACGGTTCGTGGCTTCGGTTTCGACGTCGGCGTCCTACCGGTTGTACGCGCTGGACACGGTGCCGCCGAAGCCCGGCCTGGTGCGGGCCGCTTCCGGCGGCGTCGCGATCGCGGCGGAGGTGTGGGACCTGCCGGTGCGCGGCTTCGGCGAGTTCGTCTCGCGGATTCCCGCCCCCTTGGCGATCGGGAAGGTGGAGCTGGCCGACGGTACGCGGGTGCCCGGCTTCCTCTGCGAACCGGCGGCGATCGAGGGCGCGGAGGACATTTCGGCGAAGGGCGGCTGGCTGGCGCACCTCGGATAA
- a CDS encoding DUF998 domain-containing protein: MTTATRSPQSTLVHSYLFLRRAIGLIGLALPFVLILGKQWAQGGDLVGSLSGYYYTDVRDVFVGSMCAAGVFLLAYYGHDFVDNVASTVAGLGAIGLALFPTTPDHDVTAWDRTSGVLHLTFAAVFFLSLAYFCLRLFPHDGEQPPGFGVVYRVCGVVILAALVLIALTSWLRLVPELHPALWLESVAVWAFGVAWLLKGQTLTPKSVP, from the coding sequence ATGACCACGGCGACCAGATCCCCGCAGAGCACCCTCGTCCACTCCTACCTGTTCCTCCGGCGCGCCATCGGGCTGATCGGCCTGGCGCTGCCGTTCGTCCTGATCCTCGGCAAGCAGTGGGCGCAGGGCGGCGACCTCGTCGGGTCGCTCAGCGGCTACTACTACACCGACGTCCGCGACGTCTTCGTCGGCTCGATGTGCGCCGCCGGGGTGTTCCTGCTCGCCTACTACGGCCACGACTTCGTCGACAACGTCGCGAGCACCGTGGCCGGGCTCGGCGCGATCGGGCTCGCGCTGTTCCCGACGACGCCGGACCACGACGTCACGGCGTGGGACCGCACCTCCGGCGTGCTGCACCTGACGTTCGCCGCGGTCTTCTTCCTCTCCCTCGCCTACTTCTGCCTGCGCCTGTTCCCCCACGACGGCGAGCAGCCCCCCGGTTTCGGCGTCGTCTACCGCGTCTGCGGCGTGGTGATCCTGGCCGCGCTGGTGCTCATCGCGCTGACGAGCTGGCTGCGGCTGGTGCCCGAGCTACACCCGGCGTTGTGGCTGGAGAGCGTCGCCGTCTGGGCGTTCGGTGTCGCCTGGCTGCTGAAGGGGCAGACGTTGACGCCCAAGAGTGTGCCGTAG
- a CDS encoding thiolase family protein, with translation MRNVAFVEGVRTPFGKAGDKGIYAGTRADDLVVNAIRELLRRHPELPPERVDEVAIAATTQIGDQGLTIGRTAALLAGLPKSVPGFAIDRMCAGAMTAVTSVASGIGFGAYDIAIAGGVEHMGRHPMGEGVDPNPRIIADKLVDPTALVMGQTAENLHDRFPAITKQRTDAYAARSQERYAEAVKTGKIGPELVPVATRSKELGWGLATEDEPPRPGTTLETLAGLKTPFRPHGRITAGNAAGLNDGATASILADEETARELGLPVAMRLVGYSFAGVEPEVMGIGPVPATEKLFKRTGLSIDDIGLFEINEAFAVQVLAFLDHFGIDDEDPRVNQWGGAIACGHPLASSGVRLMTQLARQFAERPDVRYGMTTMCIGIGMGGTVIWENPAFEGAK, from the coding sequence GTGCGAAACGTCGCCTTCGTCGAGGGGGTACGCACCCCCTTCGGCAAGGCCGGCGACAAGGGCATCTACGCCGGGACCCGGGCGGACGACCTCGTCGTCAACGCCATCCGCGAGCTGCTGCGGCGGCACCCCGAGCTGCCGCCCGAGCGCGTCGACGAGGTGGCGATCGCCGCCACCACCCAGATCGGCGACCAGGGCCTGACCATCGGCCGCACCGCCGCGCTGCTCGCCGGCCTGCCGAAGTCCGTCCCCGGCTTCGCCATCGACCGCATGTGCGCCGGCGCGATGACCGCCGTCACCAGCGTCGCGTCCGGCATCGGCTTCGGCGCCTACGACATCGCCATCGCCGGCGGCGTCGAGCACATGGGCCGCCACCCGATGGGCGAGGGCGTCGACCCGAACCCGCGGATCATCGCCGACAAGCTCGTCGACCCGACCGCGCTCGTCATGGGCCAGACCGCCGAGAACCTGCACGACCGGTTCCCGGCGATCACCAAGCAGCGCACCGACGCCTACGCCGCGCGCAGCCAGGAGCGCTACGCCGAGGCCGTCAAGACCGGCAAGATCGGCCCCGAGCTGGTCCCGGTCGCCACCCGCTCCAAGGAGCTGGGCTGGGGCCTGGCCACCGAGGACGAGCCGCCCCGCCCGGGCACCACGCTCGAAACCCTCGCCGGGCTGAAGACGCCGTTCCGCCCGCACGGCCGGATCACCGCGGGCAACGCGGCCGGCCTCAACGACGGCGCGACCGCCTCGATCCTCGCCGACGAAGAAACCGCCCGCGAGCTGGGCCTGCCGGTCGCGATGCGGCTGGTCGGCTACTCCTTCGCCGGCGTCGAGCCGGAGGTCATGGGCATCGGCCCGGTGCCGGCCACCGAGAAGCTGTTCAAGCGCACCGGCCTGTCCATCGACGACATCGGCCTGTTCGAGATCAACGAAGCCTTCGCCGTGCAGGTGCTGGCCTTCCTCGACCACTTCGGCATCGACGACGAAGACCCGCGCGTCAACCAGTGGGGCGGCGCGATCGCGTGCGGCCACCCGCTGGCGTCGTCCGGCGTCCGGCTCATGACGCAGCTGGCGCGCCAGTTCGCCGAGCGGCCCGACGTGCGGTACGGCATGACCACGATGTGCATCGGCATCGGCATGGGCGGCACCGTGATCTGGGAGAACCCGGCCTTCGAGGGGGCGAAGTAA